Proteins encoded within one genomic window of Macaca fascicularis isolate 582-1 chromosome 16, T2T-MFA8v1.1:
- the CYB561 gene encoding transmembrane ascorbate-dependent reductase CYB561 isoform X5, with protein MRSRGLPGPTPRPSIPAGRRPHSPTIVGTPDGGREAGLTVTAVRLRAGPELAGPRPERGCNRWGLARGGQPRGPRAPLPAWETPPRSPPGCHGDAVTPRPREPAEQPGRGAGRLAGRSGRRVTPSLDLCSCAAF; from the exons ATGCGCAGTCGGGGCTTGCCCGGGCCAACCCCGCGGCCCTCCATCCCCGCGGGCCGCAGACCCCACTCGCCCACGATCGTGGGGACCCCGGACGGGGGTCGCGAGGCCGGGCTCACGGTGACAGCGGTTCGCCTACGTGCGGGGCCGGAGCTGGCAGGGCCCAGGCCCGAGCGTGGCTGCAACCGCTGGGGCCTGGCACGTGGGGGGCAGCCCCGGGGGCCGCGTGCGCCACTTCCGGCCTGGGAGACCCCGCCCCGCTCGCCGCCTGGTTGCCATGGCGACGCCGTCACGCCACGGCCCCGGGAACCGGCTGAGCAACCCGGGCGCGGCGCGGGGAGGCTCGCGGGACGCTCGGGTAGGCGAG TGACCCCGAGTTTGGATCTCTGCTCCTGCGCCGCGTTCTAG